One part of the Aurantibacillus circumpalustris genome encodes these proteins:
- a CDS encoding PorV/PorQ family protein, translated as MYRLLPVLILFISLGYQAQTRKYSNEFLNIGVGARALGMGNANIASADGVSAGYWNPAGLLSQKNDIEVGLMHAEYFAGIAKYDFIGASKRIDSNSVAGFSILRFGVDNIPNTLELVDANGNVDYDRVSTFNAVDFAALLSYARSIPKLKGVELGGNFKIIRRKLGPFGGAWGFGLDAGAKYTTKGWTLAAMARDVTGTFNAWSFNLDDKQKATLLQTGNEIPSSSTEITAPKLILGITKTFKVWKERVSIQGEVDFINTFDGMRNTVINSEVWSMEPAVGLELGYKGFIYLRGGIGNIQKQLNDRATLYVTTFQPNFGVGVKYKIFTLDYALTDIGDRSIAIYSNIFSLKIDINKKMNK; from the coding sequence TCTGGGCTACCAGGCGCAAACCCGTAAATACAGTAATGAATTTCTAAATATTGGTGTTGGCGCCAGAGCCTTAGGCATGGGAAATGCCAATATAGCTTCGGCTGATGGCGTTAGTGCGGGCTATTGGAATCCGGCAGGTTTATTAAGCCAAAAGAACGATATTGAAGTCGGTTTAATGCATGCAGAGTATTTTGCTGGTATTGCTAAATACGATTTTATTGGGGCTTCTAAACGTATTGATTCTAATAGTGTGGCTGGTTTTTCAATTTTACGTTTTGGTGTAGATAATATTCCCAATACACTTGAACTGGTTGATGCCAATGGAAATGTAGATTATGATCGTGTAAGTACCTTTAATGCAGTTGATTTTGCTGCTCTGTTAAGTTATGCCCGTTCAATACCAAAATTAAAAGGCGTTGAGTTAGGTGGGAATTTTAAAATTATTCGCCGTAAACTTGGTCCGTTTGGCGGTGCTTGGGGCTTTGGTTTAGATGCAGGAGCTAAATATACCACCAAAGGTTGGACTCTAGCCGCTATGGCTCGTGATGTTACCGGAACCTTTAATGCTTGGAGCTTTAATCTCGATGATAAACAAAAAGCAACCTTATTGCAAACGGGCAATGAAATTCCAAGTTCGTCAACCGAAATAACAGCACCAAAATTAATTTTAGGAATAACAAAAACATTTAAAGTTTGGAAAGAACGCGTTTCGATACAAGGAGAAGTTGATTTTATAAATACGTTTGATGGGATGCGTAATACGGTTATCAATTCAGAAGTTTGGAGTATGGAGCCTGCTGTGGGTCTTGAGTTAGGATACAAAGGTTTTATTTATTTAAGAGGCGGCATTGGTAATATTCAAAAACAATTAAACGACAGAGCTACTTTATATGTTACCACATTTCAACCAAATTTTGGTGTAGGAGTTAAATACAAAATTTTCACACTTGACTACGCGTTAACGGATATCGGTGACCGTTCTATTGCAATTTATTCAAATATTTTTTCACTAAAAATTGATATAAATAAAAAAATGAACAAGTGA
- a CDS encoding C25 family cysteine peptidase, whose protein sequence is MRQLSFLAIFVFFSIALSAQKYCNEWINFSQKYFKIPIVKEGLYRIDSITLANYYNLNSVNPKNFQLFFKGKEQHLFIQGESDGAINSGDFIEFYVNPIMGDLDSLAYTDIKYVPNPYTYLFNDTIYAFLTTNNSITNKRYILETDINFSGYPQVDYFYTEKVFTQRSSYNPVEEYSYGSADPRYTQAEGYGISLGKGASYSFPATGLNTYTTTSLPFYISLNYSGQSIAANYTPDHQIQLIYNDQNNSLVLLNDTSFYGYKPIRKTFTLSSQNTNNSTSITFSSIAAPSFTANNATMIHYVNYFYPHTTDLNSQSFFKLFIDNHPNSNKSYFNFSNFNSGSGNAVLLDVTNGKRISNVVTGSQVEVIIPNGSGKKTCILIAEKDTIVIKKLSPVNQSGNFINYKNQTANKPYVLIYHKSLENSAMAYKSYRKSISGGSYDVIDADIETLYEQFSYGVKKNPLAIRHFVKYLKDSLANVPNYVFLIGKGVSYPSGVYQDVNLIPTIGIPSCDNLLTTELSTGNLSDFLPEIPVGRLATLTNSEVTLYLNKIQQHESTGQADWKKRILHFVGGDDEVLNATLSGYMSNFALIASDSLFGGDVLTFQKNTTSPIQTNISDSIKGAIANGASLFTFFGHGSEQGFDQAIDDPELYNNAGKYPLVIANSCYSGDIHVPTRRSVSERFVFANQKGSIGFISTTSYGFDYALNNYTREFYKAFSYSRYNTGIGDMMKEAILQNANQDLLTKLVAMDMTLHGDPAVKVSNGVLPDYQIFANDVSFDLKKYTDSIGINIHYKNLGKSICDSFYVRIERFLPNGDSATYFKRIPSPMYKDSFKIFVNLDFTKGIGLNKFKVYLDYLNEIVELTKSNNTTPGSVDLFVPGGDVLPVYPYKYAIVPTTPTITLKASTTNPFAPSTTYRMQLDTSDTFNHLITTTLITSTGGVLEWKVNLPYGDSTVYYWRVSKDSTAPTSKFVWKESSFQTIGTKRGWGQSHFNQFKSDVFQFVNYKKTERKFIFENNKHSLSCRDAMAPVIEGVSIGYYFNNITLSNWSCAPEGWNFVVFDSISGLPQKVQSLNFPTPGAGTYNNCVCVPRPLNFYSFGTGNYCGLPTATWQMDVENFLNAVPVNNYVLAFTVGDSSGTYAQIPTYSNSLYTAFEKIGANTIRTTSDDVPYILFGQKGMSAGQGHELKGTSKKSIIYLEDSIKTRWHSGYVSSEIIGPSYKWNSLHWRVKSSDGLIGDTTVLKLVGIQKNGQIDTLASFKQDSSDVINLSSYVDAINYPNIKLIAYMHDNINRTSPQLQHWQVLYDEAPECAINPLKGFASINDSLQEGDEVTFKFPIENIGVKDFTDSLVVTYWIENKDFVKIPLAPKLKAGPFTSGQIIVDTVKINTLNYKGSNALWIFVNPLNDPHYQYEQSQFNNIGRYPFNVTTDITNPLLDVTFDGIRILNGDIVSAKPSILITLKDENKFLALNDTSAFTIFLQTPNQGQQRIYFSEQLRFTPANLPKNSCSINYNPIFPLDGKYTLIVQAKDRSKNVSGAREYRVQFEVNTRPSVTQVMNYPNPFTTSTRFVFTLTGSEIPEVFTIQIMTITGKIVKEITRAELGNLHIGRNITDYAWDGRDNFGDRLANGVYLYRVITKLNGQTIERNSSGADKFFTKDFGKMVLMR, encoded by the coding sequence GTGAGACAACTATCTTTCTTAGCCATATTTGTTTTTTTTTCGATTGCCCTTAGTGCACAGAAATACTGCAATGAGTGGATAAACTTCTCTCAAAAATATTTTAAAATTCCAATTGTCAAAGAAGGACTTTACAGAATTGATTCGATTACCCTCGCTAATTATTACAACCTTAATTCGGTAAACCCAAAAAACTTCCAACTTTTTTTTAAAGGAAAAGAACAACATTTATTCATCCAAGGTGAATCAGATGGTGCAATAAACTCAGGCGACTTTATCGAGTTTTACGTAAACCCCATTATGGGTGATCTAGATTCACTGGCCTACACGGATATTAAGTATGTTCCAAATCCCTACACGTATTTATTTAACGATACTATTTATGCCTTTCTAACGACAAACAATTCAATTACAAATAAACGTTATATACTAGAAACTGACATTAACTTTAGCGGCTATCCGCAGGTAGATTATTTTTACACCGAAAAGGTTTTTACTCAACGATCGAGTTATAATCCAGTTGAGGAATATTCTTATGGTAGCGCCGATCCAAGATACACGCAGGCTGAGGGTTATGGAATAAGCCTTGGAAAAGGAGCCTCCTACTCTTTTCCAGCAACAGGATTAAATACGTATACAACTACTTCTTTACCTTTTTACATAAGTTTAAATTATTCAGGACAAAGTATTGCTGCAAATTACACTCCTGATCACCAAATCCAATTGATTTATAATGACCAGAATAACAGTCTGGTTTTGCTTAACGACACCTCTTTTTACGGTTACAAGCCTATCCGCAAAACGTTTACACTTAGTTCTCAAAACACAAACAACAGCACAAGCATCACTTTCAGTTCTATAGCTGCTCCTTCATTTACGGCTAACAACGCCACTATGATTCATTATGTGAATTATTTTTATCCGCATACTACCGATTTAAATAGTCAATCTTTTTTCAAACTTTTTATTGATAATCACCCAAATTCAAACAAAAGCTATTTTAATTTTTCTAATTTTAATTCCGGTAGCGGAAACGCAGTTTTACTAGATGTAACGAATGGTAAACGTATTAGTAATGTTGTTACAGGTTCACAAGTTGAAGTAATAATACCAAATGGCTCTGGTAAAAAAACATGTATTTTAATTGCTGAAAAAGATACGATTGTTATCAAAAAGTTAAGTCCTGTAAACCAAAGTGGAAACTTTATAAATTATAAAAATCAAACGGCGAATAAACCATACGTTCTTATATACCATAAAAGTCTTGAGAATTCTGCGATGGCCTACAAGTCATACAGAAAAAGTATTTCCGGCGGCAGTTACGACGTAATTGATGCGGATATTGAAACACTTTATGAGCAATTTAGTTATGGCGTAAAAAAAAATCCATTAGCCATTCGTCATTTTGTCAAGTATTTAAAAGATAGTTTAGCGAACGTTCCAAATTATGTTTTCTTAATTGGGAAGGGTGTTTCTTATCCATCAGGAGTTTACCAGGATGTAAATTTAATCCCCACAATTGGAATACCAAGTTGCGATAATCTACTAACCACCGAACTTAGTACAGGAAACTTAAGTGATTTTTTACCCGAAATACCTGTGGGACGGCTTGCGACACTTACAAATAGTGAGGTAACGCTTTATCTCAATAAAATTCAACAACACGAAAGCACGGGTCAGGCAGACTGGAAAAAACGTATTTTACATTTTGTTGGCGGAGACGACGAAGTTCTTAACGCTACATTAAGCGGTTATATGTCTAACTTCGCTTTGATCGCCTCTGATTCTTTATTTGGAGGCGACGTGTTAACCTTTCAGAAAAACACAACCTCTCCAATTCAAACCAATATAAGCGACAGTATTAAAGGCGCTATTGCGAATGGCGCGTCTTTGTTCACGTTTTTTGGACATGGTAGCGAACAAGGGTTTGATCAGGCGATAGACGATCCTGAACTTTATAACAATGCAGGTAAATATCCTTTGGTAATTGCCAACTCCTGCTACTCGGGCGATATTCATGTACCTACACGAAGATCGGTAAGTGAACGCTTTGTATTTGCAAATCAAAAAGGAAGCATAGGATTTATTTCCACAACCTCTTATGGATTTGATTATGCGTTAAATAACTACACCAGAGAATTTTATAAAGCCTTCTCTTATTCGCGCTACAATACTGGTATTGGCGATATGATGAAAGAAGCGATTCTTCAAAACGCCAATCAAGATCTCCTAACCAAATTAGTCGCAATGGACATGACGCTTCACGGAGATCCTGCTGTTAAAGTCAGTAATGGCGTACTCCCTGATTATCAAATCTTCGCTAACGATGTATCATTTGATCTTAAAAAATATACAGACTCCATTGGAATAAATATTCACTACAAAAATCTGGGTAAATCAATTTGCGATTCTTTTTACGTTAGAATTGAACGTTTTTTACCAAATGGAGATTCTGCAACGTATTTCAAACGTATACCCAGCCCCATGTACAAAGACAGTTTTAAAATCTTTGTAAACTTAGATTTCACAAAAGGAATTGGCTTAAATAAATTCAAAGTTTACTTAGATTATTTAAATGAAATAGTGGAATTAACTAAAAGTAATAATACCACACCTGGAAGTGTAGACTTATTTGTGCCTGGAGGAGATGTTCTGCCTGTGTATCCTTATAAATACGCAATAGTTCCAACAACCCCAACGATAACCTTAAAAGCCTCTACTACAAATCCTTTTGCTCCTTCAACAACTTATAGGATGCAATTGGATACCAGTGACACATTTAATCACCTTATTACCACAACACTTATAACCTCTACAGGTGGCGTTTTAGAATGGAAGGTGAATTTACCTTATGGAGACAGCACTGTTTATTATTGGCGCGTGAGCAAAGATAGTACCGCTCCTACTTCAAAATTTGTTTGGAAGGAAAGTTCTTTTCAAACTATAGGAACTAAAAGAGGTTGGGGACAATCTCATTTTAATCAATTTAAAAGCGATGTCTTTCAATTTGTAAACTATAAAAAAACAGAACGTAAATTTATTTTTGAAAACAATAAGCACAGTCTTAGTTGCAGAGACGCAATGGCGCCTGTTATTGAAGGCGTTTCAATTGGTTATTACTTTAACAACATCACTTTAAGTAACTGGAGTTGTGCTCCGGAAGGATGGAATTTTGTTGTCTTCGATTCCATTAGCGGTCTTCCTCAAAAAGTACAAAGTCTAAATTTTCCAACACCTGGCGCCGGCACTTATAATAACTGTGTTTGCGTTCCGCGTCCTTTAAATTTTTATTCTTTTGGAACAGGAAACTACTGCGGCCTTCCAACAGCTACTTGGCAAATGGATGTTGAAAATTTTTTAAATGCTGTTCCTGTAAATAATTATGTTCTTGCATTTACCGTGGGCGATTCTTCGGGTACTTACGCTCAGATTCCGACCTACTCAAATTCACTCTACACTGCCTTTGAAAAAATTGGTGCAAATACGATTAGAACAACAAGCGACGACGTTCCTTATATTCTGTTTGGGCAAAAAGGAATGAGCGCTGGGCAAGGACATGAATTAAAAGGCACCAGTAAAAAATCAATTATATATTTGGAGGACAGCATAAAGACCCGTTGGCACAGTGGTTATGTGAGTTCCGAAATTATTGGTCCTTCCTACAAGTGGAACAGTTTACATTGGCGCGTAAAAAGTAGCGATGGGCTTATTGGTGATACAACAGTTTTAAAATTAGTCGGCATTCAAAAAAACGGACAAATAGATACACTTGCCAGTTTCAAACAAGATAGCAGCGATGTAATAAATCTTTCATCTTATGTAGACGCAATAAATTATCCAAATATTAAATTGATTGCCTACATGCACGATAATATAAACCGCACATCCCCTCAACTACAACATTGGCAAGTTTTATACGATGAAGCGCCAGAATGTGCTATAAACCCTTTAAAGGGTTTTGCGAGTATCAACGATAGCTTACAAGAAGGAGACGAGGTAACGTTTAAATTTCCAATTGAGAATATTGGCGTTAAAGATTTTACGGATAGTTTAGTTGTTACCTATTGGATAGAAAATAAGGACTTTGTGAAAATACCTTTGGCTCCTAAATTGAAAGCGGGTCCTTTCACTTCAGGTCAGATAATAGTTGACACAGTAAAAATAAATACCTTAAATTATAAAGGAAGTAATGCCTTATGGATTTTTGTAAATCCTTTAAATGATCCGCATTACCAATACGAACAAAGTCAGTTTAATAATATTGGAAGGTATCCATTTAACGTAACTACCGATATTACCAATCCATTGTTAGACGTCACCTTTGATGGTATTCGGATCTTGAACGGAGACATCGTTTCTGCAAAACCTAGTATTTTAATCACCTTAAAAGATGAAAATAAGTTTTTAGCTTTAAATGATACCAGCGCCTTCACTATTTTCCTGCAAACACCAAATCAAGGTCAACAGCGGATTTATTTTAGTGAACAATTGAGATTTACGCCAGCTAACCTACCAAAAAACAGTTGTAGTATTAATTATAACCCTATTTTTCCTTTGGATGGAAAATATACGCTTATAGTGCAAGCTAAAGACAGAAGTAAAAATGTTTCTGGTGCAAGAGAATACAGAGTTCAGTTTGAAGTAAATACAAGGCCAAGTGTTACGCAAGTGATGAATTATCCAAATCCATTCACCACTAGTACTCGTTTTGTATTTACACTTACAGGTAGTGAAATACCCGAAGTGTTCACCATTCAAATAATGACCATTACAGGAAAAATCGTTAAAGAAATAACCCGCGCTGAACTCGGAAACCTGCATATTGGTAGAAACATTACGGATTATGCCTGGGACGGCCGCGATAATTTTGGAGACCGCCTTGCCAACGGTGTTTATTTGTACAGGGTAATCACAAAATTAAACGGACAAACTATTGAAAGAAATTCCTCCGGCGCTGATAAATTTTTCACAAAAGATTTCGGAAAAATGGTACTGATGCGCTAG